GTAACACTTTCACCGGTGCAAAATCCCGTTTCAATATATTCGGTTGATCCCGGTTCAACCACATTAACAGTAAATGTTGCGGTATCGAAATAACAATTATATGAAATGTAACCGGTTAATTCGTAGGTTCCCGGTCCGGGCCAATCAGTTACCGTAATGGTTTCTGTTTCATCGCCAGTATAAGTAACTCCTGTAGGGATATCCCATTCAATATTTGCACTTGGCAATGTTATTAAAGTGTATTCACTTACACTACCTAAACAAACAGTTGTTGGGCCTTCAATATCTATTGCAACAACATCCACATTGCGAATACAAATATTATCAATACTTGCGGTAAGTTTTCGCTGATAGGATCCTCCGGGGAAATTTCCATGTTGAAGAGTATTAAGACCGGTAATAGTTATAGGAACATCAAAACAAGAAATATTTCCAACTAATTCGGTAAATGCAGGATCACTAAAAACATCCAATTTTGTGAATTCTGTAGCAATTCGTGAAAACTGCAGGTAATAGGTTTCTCCATAGGGTACTTCAAACCTCGGTGATTGGGTAACAACCCCATTGTCGTTGAGCCATATCTCAAATCCAACACTGTCGGGGTCAACATCAAAATCAGACATCCACATCACCATCATTGCATCAGTATTTTGAAACTCACAGATGGAATAGGTGTCAGAAATTGGATTATCATCGCCTTCGCTCAAGGCAAAAATAACGGTGCCTGTTCTTCCCATTGCACCACCCTGAGTTGGAGTAAAATCGAATGAAGTGGTCCAAAAATCATCATACATGTCAAATCCCAGGTCGTGAAAATATCGGGTATCGTTTGCGTCGTTGGTGGCATTAAAATTTAATTTACCGGCAGATATCGTTAATGAACCACTTTGTTCATCGGAAAGGCAGGCTCCTGTTACGGGGTAGTAGTAATAAAAATATTCGTAGGCAGCATCGTCCGAAAAATCCTCTACAAACAAACAGGGTTGTGCAACTAAAGTGGTTACCGCTTGCATACAAAGTGTGGTGATCAGGGTAAGTGCGGGCAGTAGTTTCATGCCTGTAAAATTATAGATTTTAATTAAAAGAGATATTGTGTTTAGTTTTGTAGTATGAATGCTATTTCTTCGGGAGAATTAGAGTTGGGGATATTGGGGGGTGGACAATTAGGGAAAATGCTTATTGAGGCTGCAAGCGACTGGAACATACAGTGTCACGTATTGGATCCCGATCCGAAATGCCCTTGTGCATTACTCGCCCCTAATTTTGTTTGCGGAAGTTTTAAAGATTATGAAACGGTTTATCAGTTTGGGAAGAATCTTCAAAAAATCACCATTGAAATTGAACATGTAAATGTTGAGGCTTTGTTTCAGCTGGAAAAAGAAGGCAAAGAAATATTTCCCAAACCAGAGGTGTTGAAATTAATTCAGGACAAGGGTAAACAAAAAATGTTTTATGAGGATAATGTTTTGCCGACTGCAAATTTTCAGATCATAGAAAATAAAACCGAACTCATAAATTTAATTCGCGAGGAGAAGATCATTTTCCCATTTGTTCAAAAATCTTGTACTGCCGGATATGATGGAAAAGGTGTAATAGTAATTAAAGGACAAAGTGATATTGATGATCTTTTGGAAGGAGAATGTGTAATTGAAGATGTAATTGATTTTGAAAAGGAACTTGCCGTTATTGTTGCAAGAAATACCAACGGTGAAACAAAATGTTTTCCGGTTGTTGAAATGGAATTTCACAAGGAGGCAAATCTTGTAGAATTTTTGTTTGCACCGGCTCATATTGATAATACTACTGCTGAAAAAGCCTATAAAATTGCGATCGATTGTATTGAAGCATTTAATATGTATGGAATTCTTGCGGTGGAAATGTTTCTGACTAAAGAAGGGGAGATATTAATTAATGAGGTGGCGCCACGTGCGCATAACAGCGGACATCACACTATTGAAGCAAATTACACATCGCAATATGAACAATTATTGCGATGCATTTTTAATATTCCACTTGGTAGTACAGGAACCCGAAGCAGCTCTGTGATGATAAATATTTTGGGGGATGAAAATTTTAGTGGCGAGGCCAAATATTTGGGTTTAAAAAATTGTTTGGAAATGGAAGGTGTTTATGTTCATCTTTATGGAAAAAAAATTACTAAACCATTCAGAAAAATGGGACATGTAACAATTATTGGAAGCGATGAAAAAGTGTTGCGTGAAAAAGCGAATTTTGTAAAAGAAACATTGAAAGTGCAAAGTTGAATTAATAATTTCTAGGCTTAATAATTATATTATGAAAAAATCAAAATCAGCAGTTCCCGTATTAAAAAAACAGCCATTGGTTAGTGTAATTATGGGAAGTGATTCTGATCTGCATATTATGCAGGACGCTGTTGATATTCTGAAAGAATTTGGTATCCCGGTGGAAGTTACCATTGTAAGTGCACATAGAACTCCAAAACGAATGGTAGATTTTGCTTCCAAAGCGCATGGTCGTGGTATATTAGTTATTATTGCAGGAGCCGGCGGCGCTGCGCATTTACCGGGTATGGTTGCTTCTATTTCTCCCTTACCAGTTATAGGGGTTCCGATAAAATCGAGTAATTCTATTGATGGATGGGATTCCATATTATCCATTCTTCAAATGCCCAATGGAGTTCCTGTTGCAACTGTAGCTTTAAATGCAGCAAAAAATGCAGGAATACTTGCTGCAGAAATATTAGGTTGCAGCGACCTTGACATCCGTAATAAAATATTGGATTATAAAAAGAAATTGCAATTAACTGTAGAAGCGAAAGCTAAAAAAATGGAGAGATCGAATTAATATAGTTTGCTTCATTCCTTCATTCTTTCATTCTTTCATTCTTTCATTCTTTCATTCCTTTCCTCCTTCCCTCAGACCTGCACAGGTCTCCGAGACCTGTGAGGTCGTCGGACTTAATTCCTTCATTCTTTCATTCTTTCATTTCTTCACTCCTTTCCTTATCAATAGAAGCATTCAATTTTTTCTCATCAAAAAAGGCAAATATCATTGCAGCAATAAAACATAAAATAAAACCGAATACTCCTGATAATCTGATCCCTAATTCCTCAAAAGGTATTTTTTCAAAAACACCTGCTAAATATTTACCCAAACCTTTTGATTGATCCATACCGATTAAAATGGTGAAAATTACTATTCCCAATGTTTGGCCTAATTGTATAAATAAACTTCTGATTGCAAAAAAAGTGGCTTCGCGATTTTCTTTTGTTTCCCGTGCATCTGCATGGGTAAGTTCTGCCAATATCACCGGCGGTAAAATACCCAAAACTGAAAAAGGAACAGAGAGAATTGCAGCGAATAAATATGCTTCTGTTATATTATCCATTCCAAAATGTCCGAGATATCTCACTGTTGAAAAAACCGCCGACAACATAATAAGTGAAACGAGGATCATCATTTTTTTAGAATATCGTTTCGCAAGGTAATAAACCAGTGGCGACCACAGCATGGCAAGCCCCACGGCTGTTGCAACCATACCTGTGCCATGTTTTTCCTCCAGATGTAAAAGCGCTTTTATATAATATAAGGCACCTGTTCCAATAATTGTTAAGGAAATGAAATAGGTAAAATCTGCAATAAGGTATAACAATACATTTTTATTGCGCAATACAGTTTTGAAATTATCTTTTATTGATTGTGTTACACGATTGGGAATAATATATTTTTTTTCATTGATAAAAACCGGAAGTAAAAGAAATAACCATCCAATTAAAAAAATGGTCCAAATAGCTAATTGAAATGCGCGAAATTTATCCTCAATATGAAAAGCATCCTGATAAAAATTAAGCAAGGCATTGGAAGCACTGGCAACCACAAGTCCAAGTGTATATGCAATTGATTGAAAGGTGGATATACGTAATTTTATTTCGCTGTTATACCCCAACTCAGGTAACAATGCATTATACGGTATCACATAAAAGGAGATAGCAATATTAAATGCGATCTGGATACCGGCAAGCCACCATATATTATTAAAACTTTCTGTTCTGTTTAACGGCATATATAATAATATACCTGTTATAAGAATTGGTAAAAGTGCAAATGCCATAAATGGAATTCTTCTCCCTTTTTTATGTTCACTTTTATCGCTTTGATGAGCAATAAATGGATCGATCACAGCATCTATCAAACGTGCACTTAAAACCACCAGGGTGAGAGCATTAATAAAACCAAGAATGGTGATCTTGGGAATGAGATTATTGAGCTCGGCATCTCCAACCGGTTGATAAAAATAGATAATGATGCCTGCAAGCAAATTCACTACTATGCTCCATCCCATGGTTCCGGCCGCGTATAACAACTGTCCCCTTAATGGGATCTTTTCTACCTGCATTTTACTATTCTGAAAATTCGAGTGCAAAAATAGGGTAAACAAAGCTTACCACTTTTTATTTTTTTGGGAATGGGAGCAAACCCAAGTTAGTTTGATGTAAAATGTGCTTTAGAACCATATTAAGCTGCGAATTTCCCAAAAAATGCTTTTGAATTTGTAAAATGTTCGTTAATCCCATGTCTCCGCGGTTTTAAACCTTTAAAATTGCCTAAATCGGTTAATTTTGTGCCACGAAAATTAATAAAATGAAAAAAGTTACCCTGTGTTTATTAGCCTTTGCTCTCCTGTTAGGCGCTTGCAAATCGAAATTGGAAAAAAAAGATCAAAGTCTTGACGAAATGCAAGAGGAAGAACCAGGAAATTATGATCCTGTTTTATCCTCCGCATCGGCCACTCCTGTATATAAAAAGATTGGAGATTCCGTGGAGATGCATTTAAATATATATTATCCGGAAAATCACCTTACAAATCTTCCTTCACCGGTAATTATTTATTTTTTTGGCGGCGCATTTATTCATGGAAGCCCAATACAGTTTGAAGAACACTGTAAATATTTTGCAGGTAGAGGAATTGTTGCCATTGCAGCAGATTATCGGGTTATTTCTAGAAATAAAGGAAATGCATTGAATTGTATCTATGATGCAAAAAGTGCAATTCGTTACTTGCGTGAACATGCCCGGGAACTAAACATTGATCCTGATAAGATCGTGATGGCCGGTGGTTCAGCAGGTGCTTTTTTGGCAATAGAATGTGCTATCAATGATACCAAGTGGCAGGATGCAAGCGATAATGCTGCTGTTTCGCCGGTTCCCAACGCGTTAGTTTTGTTAAATCCTGTAGTTAATGCCATGGAACATAAATTCCGTATTGCAAAATTTCTGGATGATGAAAAGGCTCCTGAAAGTGAATCACACGCAAGTGAGATAGATCCTATGACCCACATCAAACCTGGAATGCCTACTGCTATTGCATTTCATGGCACAGCGGATAAAATTTCAGCCTATAAATTTGTTAAACAATTTAGTGATGATTATATCGCCGCCGGTAATAAAATGGATCTGCATACTTATGAAGGTGAAAAACATGGTTTTACATCCATGCAGAACAAAGGCGGTAAATATTTTCTGGAATCGCTAAAATTAACCGATGAATTTATGATCAGCCTTGGATATCTTTCAGGCAGTCCTTCTGTGGAAACTATTAAAATTCCGGAGATGAAACCGCAAACAAATAAAAAGACCCCGAATCTTAAAAATAAGAAAATTAAAAAAGCAGAGGAAGCAGCGCCGAAACCTCAATAAATAGCATGAATAATACTTTAAGTGTGTTAACATCAATTAACACCTTAAACAATGATTTTTATTAAAAAAAGAAATACTATTGCAATTAATAGTATTTTTTTTATGCGCAGAATTTTTACAATTATCCTATCCATTTTTTCCTTAGTTGAATTGGATGCTCAGTCGGCTGAAAAAAGAGAATTGTTAGCCAAAAGAATATCCGGAGATATTCAGATAGACGGAATTCTAAATGATACACAGTGGGAGGATGTTCAGGCTGCTGATAATTTTACGCAATTTCAATTTAACTGGAGTATTCCTTCCGCATTTCGAACGGAAATGAAGGTGGTTTATGATAATACTGCCATTTATGTAGGGGCAATTATGTACGACGCCGCACCTGATAGTATAGAAAAATCTCTTACTGCAAGAGATGAATTTGGCATAGCCGATTTTATAGGAATTATAATTGATCCTTACCAGGAAGGATTAAATGGATTGGAATTTTTTGTAACGGCAAGTGGTGTGCAGGGAGAGGCAAAAAGTTATCCGCAGGGTGGTGGATCAAGTGAAGATTTTGCATGGGACGCAGTTTGGGTGAGTGAGGTTACTATTACTGAAAATGGTTGGGTAGCGGAATTAAAAATTCCTTATTCTGCAATTCGTTTTCCAAATGAAAAAGAACAAACATGGGGAATTAATTTTGTACGCGAGGTAAAAAGAAATCGCGACAAAAGTGCATGGAACCCAATTGATCCGGAAATTCAGGGATTTATTAATCAAAGTGGAATTTTAAAAGGAATAAATGATATTGAAGCTCCATTAAGATTGTCGGTTTCTCCATACGTATCGGCTTATTATGATGTTTATTCAGATTTTGAAAATGACATCACCTCGCATTCTACAAGTTTTAATGGAGGCGCGGATCTCAAGGTTGGATTAAATGATGCATTTACTTTAGACATGACTTTGATACCTGATTTTGGGCAAGTGCAAAGTGATAATCAGATTTTAAATCTTACTCCCTTTGAAACATATTTTGTTGAACAACGTCAGTTTTTTACAGAGGGTACAGAATTATTTAATAAAGGAGATCTGTTTTATTCCCGAAGGGTGGGAAGTACACCTTATAATTATTATGGTGTTGAATCTATGATAGATACTGCCAGTGAAATAATAAGTAATCCTTCTCAGTCGCATTTACTTAATGCAATTAAGGTAACAGGCAGAACTGCAAAGGGTTTGGGCATAGGAATCTTTAATGCAATTGAGGGAGAAACTTATGCCATTGTACGGGATTCTGCAGATCATGAATTCTCCCTTTTAACAGGACCGAGAACGAATTATAATGTTATGGCATTTGATCAAAGTTTAAAAAATAATTCTTTTATAAGTTTTGTAAATACAAATGTTTTAAGGGATGATGAATATTATGATGCTAATGTTTCTGGTTTATCGTTTCAATTCAATGATGAGAAAAATATCTGGGGAATTAAAGGAGGAGGAGCGGCAAGTCAGAAATTTTTTCCGGAGGCAGAAAGTTCTGAACTAGGATTTAAACATTATTTATTCGCAGGAAAAATGGGTGGGAAAAAACAATTTCAAGCCGGGTATGAATATACCGATGGCACCTACGATCCTAACGATCTGGGCTTTCTTCAAATAAATAATCTGGTGAATTTCAATCTCAACACCAGTTACCATGAATACGAACCCTTTTGGCATTTTAATGAATATAATTTTTATCTGGAAACTAATTATACCCGACTTGTAGATCCTAGTGTATTTCACAATTACAACATTTATGGAGAAACATATGCTGGATTTAAAAATTATTTATTTGCCGGATTATGGTTTGATATGGAACCTATCACCACCTACGATTATTTTGAACCACGTGTATTTGGAAGGTTCTACACCTATCCTGTTAATTATAATTTTGGAGGATGGCTTTCCACTAATTACAGCAAAAAATTCGCCATTGATGTGAACAGTAATTTCAGAATATTTGATGAAGAAGGCAGATACCGATTAAATATAGATTTATCACCAAGATACAGGGTTAACGACAAAATATTGATCATAGCCAGTGCCGGAAGATTTTTTTGGCCTAATGATATAGGTTGGGTTAATTTCAGCGCAGACTCCATCATTTTTGGCAGAAGAGATAACTTAACCATGGAA
The genomic region above belongs to Bacteroidota bacterium and contains:
- a CDS encoding gliding motility-associated C-terminal domain-containing protein, with translation MKLLPALTLITTLCMQAVTTLVAQPCLFVEDFSDDAAYEYFYYYYPVTGACLSDEQSGSLTISAGKLNFNATNDANDTRYFHDLGFDMYDDFWTTSFDFTPTQGGAMGRTGTVIFALSEGDDNPISDTYSICEFQNTDAMMVMWMSDFDVDPDSVGFEIWLNDNGVVTQSPRFEVPYGETYYLQFSRIATEFTKLDVFSDPAFTELVGNISCFDVPITITGLNTLQHGNFPGGSYQRKLTASIDNICIRNVDVVAIDIEGPTTVCLGSVSEYTLITLPSANIEWDIPTGVTYTGDETETITVTDWPGPGTYELTGYISYNCYFDTATFTVNVVEPGSTEYIETGFCTGESVTVDVSTVDATYLWFDGSTNSTYTFDEPGIYSVEILSGGCSFSDTITITEYENPIIDLGNDITICGITNVNGVSGFDIYSWSNGANTEDFTTSIPGIYTLTVTDENGCTASDEIELINGCEDHISMPNAFSPNADGVNDIFGPNYSGEINEYQLQIFNRWGQLIFDSHKIDKSWDGTFEGEIQPLGTYTYVLNARLNNKKVDLTGNFTLVK
- a CDS encoding 5-(carboxyamino)imidazole ribonucleotide synthase, with translation MNAISSGELELGILGGGQLGKMLIEAASDWNIQCHVLDPDPKCPCALLAPNFVCGSFKDYETVYQFGKNLQKITIEIEHVNVEALFQLEKEGKEIFPKPEVLKLIQDKGKQKMFYEDNVLPTANFQIIENKTELINLIREEKIIFPFVQKSCTAGYDGKGVIVIKGQSDIDDLLEGECVIEDVIDFEKELAVIVARNTNGETKCFPVVEMEFHKEANLVEFLFAPAHIDNTTAEKAYKIAIDCIEAFNMYGILAVEMFLTKEGEILINEVAPRAHNSGHHTIEANYTSQYEQLLRCIFNIPLGSTGTRSSSVMINILGDENFSGEAKYLGLKNCLEMEGVYVHLYGKKITKPFRKMGHVTIIGSDEKVLREKANFVKETLKVQS
- the purE gene encoding 5-(carboxyamino)imidazole ribonucleotide mutase; this encodes MKKSKSAVPVLKKQPLVSVIMGSDSDLHIMQDAVDILKEFGIPVEVTIVSAHRTPKRMVDFASKAHGRGILVIIAGAGGAAHLPGMVASISPLPVIGVPIKSSNSIDGWDSILSILQMPNGVPVATVALNAAKNAGILAAEILGCSDLDIRNKILDYKKKLQLTVEAKAKKMERSN
- a CDS encoding MFS transporter; the protein is MQVEKIPLRGQLLYAAGTMGWSIVVNLLAGIIIYFYQPVGDAELNNLIPKITILGFINALTLVVLSARLIDAVIDPFIAHQSDKSEHKKGRRIPFMAFALLPILITGILLYMPLNRTESFNNIWWLAGIQIAFNIAISFYVIPYNALLPELGYNSEIKLRISTFQSIAYTLGLVVASASNALLNFYQDAFHIEDKFRAFQLAIWTIFLIGWLFLLLPVFINEKKYIIPNRVTQSIKDNFKTVLRNKNVLLYLIADFTYFISLTIIGTGALYYIKALLHLEEKHGTGMVATAVGLAMLWSPLVYYLAKRYSKKMMILVSLIMLSAVFSTVRYLGHFGMDNITEAYLFAAILSVPFSVLGILPPVILAELTHADARETKENREATFFAIRSLFIQLGQTLGIVIFTILIGMDQSKGLGKYLAGVFEKIPFEELGIRLSGVFGFILCFIAAMIFAFFDEKKLNASIDKERSEEMKE
- a CDS encoding alpha/beta hydrolase, producing MKKVTLCLLAFALLLGACKSKLEKKDQSLDEMQEEEPGNYDPVLSSASATPVYKKIGDSVEMHLNIYYPENHLTNLPSPVIIYFFGGAFIHGSPIQFEEHCKYFAGRGIVAIAADYRVISRNKGNALNCIYDAKSAIRYLREHARELNIDPDKIVMAGGSAGAFLAIECAINDTKWQDASDNAAVSPVPNALVLLNPVVNAMEHKFRIAKFLDDEKAPESESHASEIDPMTHIKPGMPTAIAFHGTADKISAYKFVKQFSDDYIAAGNKMDLHTYEGEKHGFTSMQNKGGKYFLESLKLTDEFMISLGYLSGSPSVETIKIPEMKPQTNKKTPNLKNKKIKKAEEAAPKPQ
- a CDS encoding carbohydrate binding family 9 domain-containing protein gives rise to the protein MIFIKKRNTIAINSIFFMRRIFTIILSIFSLVELDAQSAEKRELLAKRISGDIQIDGILNDTQWEDVQAADNFTQFQFNWSIPSAFRTEMKVVYDNTAIYVGAIMYDAAPDSIEKSLTARDEFGIADFIGIIIDPYQEGLNGLEFFVTASGVQGEAKSYPQGGGSSEDFAWDAVWVSEVTITENGWVAELKIPYSAIRFPNEKEQTWGINFVREVKRNRDKSAWNPIDPEIQGFINQSGILKGINDIEAPLRLSVSPYVSAYYDVYSDFENDITSHSTSFNGGADLKVGLNDAFTLDMTLIPDFGQVQSDNQILNLTPFETYFVEQRQFFTEGTELFNKGDLFYSRRVGSTPYNYYGVESMIDTASEIISNPSQSHLLNAIKVTGRTAKGLGIGIFNAIEGETYAIVRDSADHEFSLLTGPRTNYNVMAFDQSLKNNSFISFVNTNVLRDDEYYDANVSGLSFQFNDEKNIWGIKGGGAASQKFFPEAESSELGFKHYLFAGKMGGKKQFQAGYEYTDGTYDPNDLGFLQINNLVNFNLNTSYHEYEPFWHFNEYNFYLETNYTRLVDPSVFHNYNIYGETYAGFKNYLFAGLWFDMEPITTYDYFEPRVFGRFYTYPVNYNFGGWLSTNYSKKFAIDVNSNFRIFDEEGRYRLNIDLSPRYRVNDKILIIASAGRFFWPNDIGWVNFSADSIIFGRRDNLTMETFLQVNYTPNVKMSFSLRGRHYWSYAEYKEFYNLGDDGYLEPTSYNTFNAKGNSTDDVNFNAFNVDLVYTWFFAPGSELNIVWKNSIYQYGSLLPENYFSDLGTVFDSPQSNNFSIKVLYYLDYLYLKKKG